The DNA window AACAATTCAAACGTAGCCTACTCAGCAGAATTTAATGAAGCAAATATTCTTGCAGAAAGAGACATGAAATTTCGCAAGTGGAAGGTAGCTGTCGATCGGTGTCTCAACTTTGACTCCGTCTCTGAGACGGATCTTTCAAAATTCCTCCAGGAAGAAGATGGTAAGTTCACCCGTCGATGAGGAAAAGTTATGTTGCTCACACTAGCCTATCTATTTTAGATCCAGACCGTTCGGTTCGTTGTTCCATTCCGGGTGGTGTCTACATTGTATCTTCATTCGCACTCATAGTACTGGCGCAAATACTTCAGCAAAATCGAAGCTCTTAGTGCATGCCGACTGAAACATACCCCAATGATATGCCAGTGTTTCCCCCTAGTATGCCATTGCTGTAATTTTTAGGTAATAATAACCGTAGAGGATATTTCTCGCTTATGTTCTGACCTCAAACGAAAGCTTTTAGTCAACACCAGCGCTACAAAGCAAATGTCTAATTAAATTGTTAAATATTGTTGCACATCGGTAGGACTTAACTTACTCAATGAAAGAACAATTCGTTTTTCGACGGGTTTCTAAAGATTAAATATTTATGTCAAAAATAAGCAAAGCTTTGCTTGCTATCGCGATCTAAGCCCTAAGGATAAACACTTTCTCGCATCTCTCTTCAATAACATTATAGAGCGACCCTGATTAAGTAGGCATATGTAACGACACCAACAGAAAGAACACAGAAATTAAGGATAATCCCATCCGGTGACTACTTCTCATCCGTCACTCCTTGTTTCTTATCCTTGATGCTCTTCACGCCGCTCTTGTACTGTTCAAGGTCATCCATCAGGTTTTTCTTCCGCTCTTCGAGTTGCTGCTTTCGTTCCTGAAAGTCCTGCTTCTTCTCGGCTATCCGCTCCTGTAGATTTTCCTTCTTATCCTTATACATTTGTACCAGTTTGGCCTTCGAGGGAATCGGTTTGATGTAACCCAACTGAACGAGGTATTTGATAGAAATTGTCGTACCACCTGAAAACATGAACATTATTACCAACTCCAACCAGCAAGCTGATTATTCCGTTCAAACCCAATGTCACGGTGTATCGAGCTGGTGTTGCAATCTTGTACAACAGATAGGCAACCGCAATGTGGCCCAGACTGGAATCTCGTACTGGATCGATCAGTTTCTCGGACACGCCTATCGATTCGAGTAGTGATATCACATCCACTCCACTCGTTGAGGCGTAATAGAAACCACCGAACCAAAACACCGATGTTATGCAATGGACCGGGACCAACACGTACCAGTATTCTTTGTACATCTTTCTGAATCGTGCCACCAGGCCAAGCTTGGCTGGTTCCTCCAAAGGCGTAGCTTCCGGCGACTCATCCTTCCTACTGCTGTCCGGTGTTTGTTCCTGTTGCTTTTGCCGCAAACCGTTACCGTGAAACTGCCTCAACTGAAACGACTGTCTAAAGAGAACCGGAAAATGTCGATGTCCAACCGTATTGTACTGTCGCTGCTCATCAGTCCAGCAGGGGATTGAACGGTTTGAGCAAAAAGCCAAATTCCTAAGTTGAGCTGCGTTGTTTTGAAGACGCACCGTAAACCGATTTGTGGATGATCTCGCTGCCATCCCAGCCATCGCTAGTCGCGATAAGTTCAGTAGCGACATTTTTTTCTAGGCGAAACACCAGCAAGTACCTCATGAAATATTTAGATTTGTTATTCACTCACTGCAAAAGTAAACTAGCGAAAAATAAATCGGGATACGTGATTTGGTAATCGCAAACAGTGTCGAAAGTTGCGATAGTGTTTACGTATACACACTCGCTCTTGCGCTAGTGCCGTATGTATGTCACGTTGCTCGCGGTGTGCTCATTCGAtctactgccgtgatacgcataacagtcccacatGTATGGGAATTCTACAGCAAATGAGACTGATATGCGTTTCACGGCAGTTAGATGAGGTTGAATCAAAGCAAACCTCTTTGTACGCATCAACCGCaagcattatttttttcattaaatggatTTTGCTGTCAGTTATGTGCCACCCATTTCATCATGATTCGCCTTCAGAGCAATCTGACTTGTATGCCCAGCGGGCTTCGCTAAAAAACAATGTACACACTACACAAAAAGTACTCAACGGAAACGTTAAAATATCTAataactacagacactttatacacagactagcgaagtgtcaaaaatttcagccaaacggactgtcaaaaagtgcagccaaacgagcatgatggtTTTGAGAGGAAGCCAATgtaaagcttatgggagcttccgtgatgccagtttacatttatggttgctagttttactggtTTTCTCTacgctagtctgttatataagGTGTCTGTACTAACAACCGgtcttattctgcgcggcgtgtgacgtgaggcAACTAAACTCATCTCATTTTACGTGGCTTTTTtcacccgattctgagtcgaagtcgactcgggtgaggtgagattccccattgcggtcaaatgggcgtctcacgtcacccgaagtgactcttcggaatagacctttctcgtccgacctaacccccttttttcttatttttattcaaaagaatatacatttttaagaatgtttccgttgaaatgagactttttagagctatcgtgattttttaatgatttttttaaatttgaaaaatgcaagaatgttgagtatttttttcacctttgcaagaatggtgggactcaaaatgtgtgtttgggcaacactgttttgtttatttttgcttgagttcctggcaacgcggcaaatgaagtggtgagtcgcggtacaaagttcattggttatgtaaacaaactaaagtgaacctctcggtggagaacattgcatgataatgtttaacctcacttttttgacagttcagagagattgtttacatggtcttggaagttttgttgattcgatcacagtatgagaaacttggtttggttcgctgccaaatattaacactttccaaacaagctcgctcagctgtaattttttatttgatgtcggcatcatacattgttccgttaaatttaacatttttacttttcttgtacatgattcattgaagaagtaaagaatttctagccaaacatttgaaaaaggcctactgcaaaatgcaaataaatcgaattttcatgttctctattaaaatcctgggacagaacctgtggatagatgttttgtttttctttttttctgttcattttatctcttgtcttgcatagccactcatCCTTcctcaaatattttaaattgactggctacatttgacagttcctTCTGacagcatttgacggttccctttggctgcatttgacagctccccctggctgcaattgacattaggtttttcgtatccacacgccccgtcccagttaaaaactatctatctggccatgtacataaacataacgcaacaatggattatgaagaattttgataatgattttataaccaattataaaagggcccggctgatataaaagtcctaactagcaatacacttattataaaatgattattaaagattattgtaactgattccaaaaggattataaaggcagtgttgcgatcaatttcatttcgtttgttttgttcacaatgttagtcgcagagcattttggtgatctatggcaattgatgacctttacaccccatactaggaccgctcctgttgcagctgtttcgccccgtccggcaccgagtcaaccgatggtccagcctgcgccgcactcgtctgtcgctatgtcaatggcagggacttggattaaagactaaaatgtcagctacggctggtggtgttactgcaatcggtttgccttcggccacgttggacattcggctaacgggaatattcagcgattccgattcgaaggaagcagcgccagtagcagactgcttcgggtTAGCAATAAGCTCCGGTATCgggcgaagctaacactccggcaggacgaaggtttcaacaaggggctcaggcataagtagtagagtccttgcacttactgcgtgtcgagtgaacaattccgacgaaactactgccgctctcgccaagtttgaataccgtaataagtgcgacatcatcggtatagtgccaggaatagtcgagaagagtgccaggactgacttgccgagagctacaagattaaatagcagggcgtttttaaagtgaccatagtataacatAGAGGCTTTTgggcagatgatttattcagcagaataagatagcaaaattacccaaaacataagagcgggctgccgaagtgaatccacacacatcatcacctatagaggcaagcaatattgaaacgcagcgaaattcctcacaatgaattgatctcgtcagATGAAATTCTAGgaaatacaattttcatagcataatttatccgaccgaaattgtagtcctcaattgagagactgatagagtagcagcagctaggaattttctttcgaaagctagcagcggtttcgcgtatcctgcgctaagtagagagtgttaagacagatctccgaagcatgcctagttatttcctaccaatttgaacaagacagcagatgaaagatagctttattgcggtgccaaaatgatggcaactcgggatataatataaatttacatataatttctcctccctgatattcttccagaatgtataatgctctgcattcttatcactcctatcaaatccttctaactccttatcgtcagtgtcgagcactgttttgcatttgccggctaaatcaacgacaatgtgatcatcgacgaaacttttgctgtaatggaacttgaacacgattaataaataattccattcgaaagcgataaccttgttgtcctcatgtttgcagctatcatacgctggcaggcattctgaccaatggaaacgttcttcgatatgggcattgaacgaacaaaatcatttcaacaacttatcatcgaccgaattcgttacctataaagttcaggcaaacttcaccacctaaaatgagtaatcaatcggatcatcttgttaggacttaacccacgagcaaaaaaacaaatgtgtacaaatccttatccatcatccagaaagcaatcgtttaatAGCCCAATACTTGATcttgcgattcagcatatgtCACCGGGTattacatccagcgccgattggtcaacaaagagcatcgaaattattcaagtaatgtaaattttaaaagtccatgtaaacaagttttaggtaaacaagcacactgaactgtcagaaaagtgaggttatacattttcatacaacGCTCTAtgttttgacaggtatatgaatgaatcatttcagcatcagtgatgccaggtccatttaaacaatagcctgcagtaaaaatataaaagtctgcagattgctacaaaaatcttcaataaatttgacatagaaatgtagtatgtatatattttaaatgatcaaaaatgttgaaagcaggtgtataaattggctggcatcggctttgttctgctaaatatttgtaatctgcaaaagatctgcagtgaaaatgcaaaatctgcagatttactaatatatatgcagatctggcatccttttagtattccccacaggaaattcatccaaatggtgtaaaaatacggggaagcaaggcaagataggtattcagaatatggggttaaatgggcagcttgcactatttttgattttttcaatagttagaggtaccaaatcatcacggcaataggcagtaacgaa is part of the Topomyia yanbarensis strain Yona2022 chromosome 1, ASM3024719v1, whole genome shotgun sequence genome and encodes:
- the LOC131677002 gene encoding uncharacterized protein C18orf19 homolog A, with the translated sequence MSLLNLSRLAMAGMAARSSTNRFTVRLQNNAAQLRNLAFCSNRSIPCWTDEQRQYNTVGHRHFPVLFRQSFQLRQFHGNGLRQKQQEQTPDSSRKDESPEATPLEEPAKLGLVARFRKMYKEYWYVLVPVHCITSVFWFGGFYYASTSGVDVISLLESIGVSEKLIDPVRDSSLGHIAVAYLLYKIATPARYTVTLGGTTISIKYLVQLGYIKPIPSKAKLVQMYKDKKENLQERIAEKKQDFQERKQQLEERKKNLMDDLEQYKSGVKSIKDKKQGVTDEK